A genomic region of Pristiophorus japonicus isolate sPriJap1 chromosome 22, sPriJap1.hap1, whole genome shotgun sequence contains the following coding sequences:
- the polr3d gene encoding DNA-directed RNA polymerase III subunit RPC4, translating to MSERGPSGDPGTPSGIRPAVTVGRGLPGRRSTAAVTPGRLPSIRSRDLTLGGMKKKTFTPNIISRKVKEEPKEDDASQRKEKKERDRDRQRDARGRGRGRPETIQSHSIFEQGPAEMMKKRAGWDSSVDMKEFGTSPIINIKKEKRESEEETKQILRMLDRDDFIDDPGLKNDARNMPVQLPLAQSGWLFREEMEDEEIKPAMPAKDEKMEVDLSSVKVKDEPGDEGAAKKTRVPQKPSVKKTPTVPKDVSVAELLQELSVCKDEELLFLQLPDTLPGQAPTRDEKPVKSEVQTEDGHTVLLKQEKSQELQQAENSCSLMDLTEGQIGKLLIRKSGRVQLVLGQVTLDVTMGTTCSFLQELISIGIGENRTGEMTVLGHVKHKLVCSPDFETLLEKKQ from the exons ATGTCGGAGAGGGGTCCCAGCGGAGACCCTGGCACCCCCAGCGGGATCAGACCTGCCGTGACCGTGGGCCGCGGTTTGCCAGGCCGGCGCAGCACTGCCGCCGTGACGCCAGGCCGCCTGCCTTCCATCCGCTCGCGGGATCTGACGCTGGGAGGAATGAaaaag AAAACGTTCACTCCGAACATCATAAGCAGGAAGGTTAAGGAAGA ACCAAAGGAGGATGATGCATCTCAGAGAAAAGAGAAGAAGGAGCGAGACCGAGATCGCCAACGAGATGCGCGGGGACGGGGTAGAGGCAGGCCTGAGACCATTCAGTCCCACTCTATCTTTGAGCAGGGACCGGCTGAAATGATGAAGAAAAGGG CCGGTTGGGATTCATCCGTGGACATGAAGGAGTTCGGAACATCCCCGATTATTAACATCAAGAAAGAGAAGCGGGAGTCGGAGGAGGAAACGAAACAGATTCTCCGCATGCTGGACCGGGATGAC TTTATTGATGACCCTGGTTTGAAAAATGATGCTCGGAACATGCCTGTCCAACTTCCATTGGCGCAGTCAGGCTGGCTGTTCAGGGAGGAAATGGAGGACGAGGAGATTAAACCCGCGATGCCAGCCAAGGACGAGAAGATGGAGGTGGATCTCTCTTCTGTGAAAG TTAAGGATGAACCTGGAGATGAAGGTGCTGCCAAAAAGACTCGGGTACCACAGAAGCCAAGCGTGAAGAAGACTCCAACTGTGCCAAAGGACGTTTCAGTGGCCGAGCTGCTGCAGGAGCTGAGCGTGTGTAAAGATGAAGAGctgctgtttctgcagctcccaGACACATTGCCTGGCCAGGCTCCTACCCGCGATGAAAAGCCAGTAAAATCTGAGGTTCAGACTGAGGACGGGCACACTGTGTTACTTAAACAGGAGAAGAGTCAG GAACTGCAGCAAGCTGAGAATAGCTGCTCGCTGATGGACTTAACTGAAGGTCAGATTGGGAAACTGCTGATCAGAAAGTCTGGGAGAGTGCAGCTAGTCCTGGGACAAGTCACCCTGGATGTTACCATGGGAACGACCTGTTCGTTTCTCCAG GAGCTCATTTCTATTGGAATTGGAGAGAACAGGACAGGAGAAATGACGGTGTTGGGGCATGTCAAACACAAGTTGGTCTGTTCTCCTGACTTTGAAACACTCCTCGAGAAAAAGCAGTAG